In the Acetobacterium sp. KB-1 genome, AATGCGGAGAGGATTTCTTTCTGGCTTTTTCACCTGAACGGGTTGATCCCGGAAATCTGATCTACAAAACAAAAAACACACCTAAGGTGACCGGAGGCATCACCCCCCAGTGTACCGAAGTTGCCGCTGCTATGTATGAGAGTATTTTGCAGGCTCCCATTTATCGGGTTTCCTCACCAGCCGTAGCAGAAATGGAAAAGATTCTTGAAAATACCTATCGTAATATTAATATTGGGTTAGTAAATGAGCTAGCCATGTTGTGCCATAAAATGGGGATCAGCATCTGGGAGGTAATTGATGCCGCCAAATCAAAACCCTATGGATTTCAGGCTTTTTATCCCGGCCCGGGGGTTGGTGGGCACTGTATTCCATTAGATCCTTACTATCTTTCCTGGAAAGCCCGGGAGTACGGATTTCATACATCAATGATTGAATCGTCGATGATGGTAAATGACCGGATGCCCGAGTATTGTGCTGAGCGCGCCAGTAAGATTTTGAATTGGCATAAAAAAACATTAAAAGGCGCCAAAATCCTGTTTCTTGGTGTCGCATACAAACAGGATATTGGTGATTATAGAGAAAGTCCGGCAATTAAATTAATGGATGAAATCGAAAACGAAGGGGCAGAGGTATGTTACTATGATTCATTTGTACCTGAATTTCAGGAACATGGAAAAGTACGAAAAGGTGAGGAACAACTAACCATCGAACTGATTGAATCGGCTGATCTGGTCATCGTTACAACTGCTCATACGAATATTGATTATGATATGATTCAAAAACATGCAAAAGTAATTTTTGATACAAAAAATGCCATGAAAAATAGTGTGGATCGAGAAAATATTGAACTGCTTTAAGGAGGTATCATCTTGGGTTTAAAATATGCGATAATCGGATGCGGAAAGATTTCAGCCAATCATATTGCTGCTGCTAGGGCTAATGATCTTGACATAGTCGCTTTATGTGACGTCTACCCGGATAGTATGAACACACTAATGGAAAAATTTGAACTGTCGGACACAATCCATCAGTATACCGATCATCAAGCGTTAATACTAAATGAAAAACTTGATCTGGTTGCAATCTGCACCGAAAATGGCAAGCATGGTTCGATCGCATTGGATTTTATTGATGCTGGTTGCAATTTAATTATTGAAAAACCGATTGCCCTGTCGCTTGAAGAAGCCGATGAGATCATCAAGCGAGCCAAAGAAAAAAGAATAAAGGTCAGCGCTTGTCATCAGAACCGTTTCAATCAGTCAGTTATTAAAATTAGAGAAGCCTTGGACAAAAAACGTTTTGGAAAACTATTTTACGGAACTGCGCATATTCGATGGAACCGGGGAAGCGACTACTATGCTGGTTCGAAATGGCGGGGGACCTGGGAACACGATGGCGGTGCCCTGATGAATCAATGTATTCACAATATTGATCTGCTGAGGTGGATGATGGGAGATGATATCATCGAAGTCGTGGGGATGACTGATAATCTCAACCATCCCTATATTGAAGCGGAAGACTTTGGAATTGCCTTAATCCGCTTTGCAAATGGCAGTTATGGTATTATTGAAGGAACGACGACTATTTATCCCAAAAATTTGGAAGAGACACTTTACCTGTTTGGCGAAAAGGGAACGGTCAAAGCAGCCGGTCAATCGGTCAATATTATTGAAGAATGGCAATTTTCTGATGCCCTGAATGACTCCGGGGAGGTTAAAAAACGGTTTAGTAAAAACCCGCCTAGTGTCTACGGTTATGGCCATACGCCCTATTATGCCGATGTGATTGACGCGATAAAAAATGACCGGGAACCATCCATCACGGCAGAAGACGGTCGCAGAGCAGTGGAGCTTGTTTTAGCAATCTACAAATCTGCCGCAGAAGGACAGCGGATAAAGTTGCCATTAGAAAAATGCAGTACCACAGACTTTAAAGGGAGATTTGAAAAATGAGTTATTTTGTCCATGAGAGCAGTTATATCGATAAAGATGTTAAAATTGGAGATGGAACAAAGGTCTGGCATTTTTGCCATATCCAAGAAGGAGCGCATATTGGCACAAATTGTTCACTGGGACAAAATGTTAATATTGGCAGTCGTGTAATAATTGGCAATGGGGTAAAAATTCAAAACAATGTTTCAGTATATGAAGGGGTTGAACTGGAAGACTATGCTTTTTGTGGACCATCGATGGTTTTTACTAATGACCTGACCCCGAGAAGTAAATATCCAAAAGGTCCAGGTGGCTTTAAAAAGACTTTGGTGAGCTATGGCGCATCAATCGGTGCGAATGCAACCATCGTTTGTGGCAACACCATCGGTCGTTGGGCAATGATTGCTTCTGGTGCAGTGGTAACCAAAGATGTCAAAGACTATGCTCTGATGGCGGGGATACCGGCAAAACAAATCGGCTGGGTTTGCGAATGCGGAACACCATTAAAAGAAGGACTATCCTGTGAAATTTGTGAAAGAACATATAGGCTTGAGAATAATCAATTAATTGAGAAATAAGAAAATATTGCGAATGGAGAGTGATTTCAATGGAGTTCAGAGATTTAAAAATACCGTATCAAAAATACAAACATGAAATTGACGGAGCCATTCAAAAAGTTTTGATGAAGGCTGACTTTATCAGTGGAGCAGAAATTCATGTTTTAGAAGAACGACTGGCGAAGTACGTTGGTGTCAAACATTGTATTTCCTGTGCCAATGGTACTGAAGCGATGACATTGGTGTTAATGGCCTGGGGGATAGAAAAAGATGATGCGATCTTTGTACCTGATTTTACTTTCTTTTCAACTGGCGAAGTTGTTTCTTTAAGAGGGGCAACACCGATATTTGTTGACATTGATCCCAATACATTTAATATTGATACCAGCAAATTGGAAAAAGCCATCAAAAGCGTGATTGAAGCAGGTAAACAAAAACCAAAAGCGATCATTCCGGTGGATCTATTTGGTTTGCCTGCCGATCATCATGAAATTGCAAGGATTGCCCAAAAATATGATTTGCTGGTTTTAGAAGATGCCGCCCAAGGTTTTGGGGGAAATATTAACGGACAGAAGGCCGGTAGTTTTGGTGATGCTGCCACAACATCATTTTTTCCGGCCAAACCACTCGGCTGTTATGGAGATGGCGGTGCAATTTTTACAAATAGTGATCAATTAGCCAACCTGCTCAATTCGTATAAGGTTCATGGTAAGGGAACAAATAAATATGATAATGTCAGGATTGGACTCAATTCCCGGTTGGACACAATTCAGGCAGCTGTTTTAAATGTTAAATTAACAGCATTTATTGAACATGAGCTTGCGGATATCAACCAGATTTATAAACGATATCATGAAAGATTAGAAGGCATTGTCGGCGTCCCGATAATACCGGAGGGTTATTACTCCAGCTTCGCTCAGTATACCATCAAACTTGAAAATAAAATAAAAAGAGACACCTTAAAAACCAGATTAAGTGAGCATAAGATACCGAGTATGATTTATTATTCGAAACCCATGCACAAACAAGAAGCTTTTCGCTCCCGGGAATATGATGAATCCAACTATCTGGTCGCTAATGCGCTTTGTGATACGGTGTTATCGTTGCCGATGCACCCCTATCTTGTAGAGGAAGAAATCGATCAAGTTTGCAAGATAATTCTGAATGTCTAGAGGATCGCAAAGATGAAAGTTTTACATGTGAATTCCTATTATGCGCAAGGGTCTTTTTATAAGCATTTATATGATGAACAGATAAAAATGGGAATGGCAATCGATGTCTATGTACCGACACCGATTCCGGTAACCCGCGATCTGGGAAACTATACCACGATCAGGATTAACCATAAACGGTATGATCGTTATTTGTTCCATTTAAAACATACAAAAATCTATCGAGATATAAAAAAAACATATCAACTTGATGATTATTCGGTAGTTCACGCCCATTCACTATTTTCCAATGGATATATAGCCATGCGGATAAAAAAAGACGTTGGCATTCCCTATCTCGTTGCCGTGAGAGATACCGATGTAAACGTATTTTTTAAACGCCTGGTCTGGCTGAGAAAATTGGGGATTAATATTTTGAAAGAGGCTTCAAAAATAATATTCTTATCGACAACCTATCGAGATGCAGTGATAAAAGAATATCTGCCCGATCATTTACATGAAGAAATGTTTGTCAAGTGTGCAGTTATTCCAAATGGTATCGATAAATATTGGCTGGATAATTTGGGTGCTCCCAAAATAAAGCAAGCCAGTGATAAACTAAACCTTCTATTTGTTGGGCTGATCAATAAAAGAAAAAATATTCCATCAACAATCAAAGCAATCAGGCGGTTGATACAGCAAGGCTATGATGTGACGTTTACGATTGTCGGAAAAGTCACCGACAAAGCAATTTATGATCAAATCGAAAAAGAAGAATTTATTCGATACATTTCTCATTGTTCTAAAGAAAAGTTGATTGAGATTTATCGAAACAATGATATATTTGTGATGCCTTCTATCACTGAAACTTTTGGTCTTGTCTATCCCGAAGCGATGAGTCAGGGATTGCCGGTGATTTATACAAAAGGACAAGGTTTTGATGGTCAATTTACAGATGGTGAGGTTGGATTTGCGGTAGATTGTTTCAATGCTGAAGAGATTGCCGATAAGATTATCCAAATAAAAAAGAACTACAATAATTTGTCACAAAATGCAATAAATAATGCCAGACGATTCTGCTGGTCAGACATTAATCAGGAATATAAAAAGATATATGAGGCAATTAAAAAAAAAGATTTTAAAGAAGGTGAGGGTAGGCCATGATGCAAAAAAAACAGATATGCTTTATTGTACCAAACTATCCTACACAAAATGATCCGGTATATACCTTTGTTAGAGAGCTTGTCGGCTCAATTGCTACGCAAGGCTATCGGTGTTCGGTAATCGCCCCGCAAAGCATAACAAGAAAGCTCCTGAAAAAAAAATCAGCCCGGCCACAATTTTGGCAAGATTACGTTAAAGATGGGGTGTGGGTGGATGTTTATCAGCCCAGAGTTCTGTCATTTTCAAATCTTAGAATTTTCGGAAAAAATATTTCGGCACATTTTGCCCAAAAGGCCGTGATGAGGGTTTTTTCAAAAATCATACCAAAGCCCGATATTCTATATGCTCATTTTTGGCATTCGGGTGTAACAGCTGGTCTGCTCAGCAAAAAATATGGCATTCCTTTCTTCGTTGCAACAGGTGAAAGTAAGATTTGGGTTGAAAGTCTCTATACCCGCAAGATGATTGATAAAGCTCTCATTGATATTGACGGTGTGATCTGTGTGTCGACAAAAAATATGAACGAAAGCGTTGAGTTGAAACTTGCTCCACTGGATAAGATGGTCGTGATTCCAAACGCCATTGATCCCCAAAAGTTTTATAAATTGGACCAAGGTGAAGTGAGAAAAAATCTGGGATTACCCAAAGACGATTTTATCGTATCTTTCATGGGTTCATTTGATCAACGTAAAGGAATCTTGCGACTATCAGATGCCTTAAAACTGGTAGATCAAGCAAAGGCAGTCTATATTGGATCGGGTGACCTCATCCCTAAAGGTGATGAAATTCTATTTATGGGAAAGCTTCCTCATGATCAGATTTGTAAGTATTTAAATAGTTCAGATGTCTTTGTTCTGCCAACCCTGGCAGAGGGATGCAGCAACGCGATTCTTGAAGCAATGGCCTGTGGGTTGCCGATTATCTCTTCTGACCTCAGCTTTAATGACGATATTCTAAATGACCAGTATGCCCTAAGAGTGGATAGTAGGGATATTATTGCTATCGCCAAAGCAATTAAATCGTTAAAAACTGATGTGAGTCGGCGAAAAAAAATGGCAGAAAACGCCTATGATCAGTCAAAAGAGTATCATATAAACAATCGGACTGATCGAATCTTACGATTCATTAACACTATGATTGATGACGAAAAAGAGGTTCATAATGATAATCAGGAAATCAACTAATTCCATCGTGATACTCGTATTATCACTAATATTTATTATTCTCGGCCTTTCGAATGATCTGTTTTTAGTAATTGGAATAATTATTGCGAGTTGCTATATCTTCATCAGTGGCGAGGATGGAATTTATGGTTTGTTTTTTATACTGCCATTTTCCCCAATAATGAAGTTTTCCCCGGGTGGGAACACATTCTTTAATATTCTCGTTGCCGTTTACATTCTGAGAATGATTTTTTTAAATGAAAAATCCAAACTGTCATTTTATCAAATCCTCTCGATTCTGGCGTTTATTATTTTTTCCCTATTCAATACTGGTGGCTCAAATTTAATCAAATTAGTAGATCTGATTATTTATTTTGTGTTGGCATATTTAGTTATGAACTCGAAGCAGAATATTAATGTCAGGAAATTGCTGATGTTTTTTGTAGCCGGCATCTTAATTGCATCAGTTTTAGGAACGTTTAGCGACTGGGTACCTGGCTTAAGTGGTTTTATGCGAGCGACCCGAATTAAATTAGATGATGGTGATATAGTGGGGCGGTTTTCAGGCATTCAGACAAATCCGAACTTCTATACGATGGATATAACCATCGCAATCGCCGCGCTTTTATATTTCATTGGTAGCAAAAAACATCGATGGTTTGACTATCTTCTGGTGATTGTTTTACTGGGTTTTGGTGTACTCTCTTTGAGTCTGTCTTTTATGCTTTCAATGGCCTTTGTTTTTCTACTCTATCTCATATACAAAATATTCCGGTTAACCAGACTATCCTTTGACATAAACGTTGTTTTGAGAGGGACCTTAGTTATCGTTTTAACAATAATTGTAATTTCTCAAATTAGCAATCTACCTTATATGGATATTTATTTCCAACGATTAGGGGCTGGTGGTTTTGTTGATCAAAGTCTATCGGATCTTACGACGGGTCGTTCCGATATCTGGTCAGATTATTTAAAGCTGTATCTAAGTGACTGGCGAATTTTCATTTTTGGAGTGGGTTACTCTGTTGAGGCTTACAATTTAAGACAAGCACATAATTATTTTCTTGAACTCCTGGTGCATCTGGGGATCGTCGGAACAATGATCTACTTAAATGTGCTAAACTCAATCTTTAAACCATTTTCAGTAAAAATCAAAGGACGAATGCTATGTCTTTTGCCTTTAGCGGCTCTGATTTTTCGAGGGTTTGGGATAAATCTATTTTTTAGAGATAATTTCATTTTTTATTTGATAATCTGCACTTTGATTATGGCTGATTATGATAGCCCTAAAGATTTAAGGCGGCCTGGAAATGGAGCGATTAATGAAAAATAGAGTAGTTTTTCTGGAGTTTAACGGCATTCCCGGTTCGGG is a window encoding:
- a CDS encoding glycosyltransferase family 4 protein — protein: MMQKKQICFIVPNYPTQNDPVYTFVRELVGSIATQGYRCSVIAPQSITRKLLKKKSARPQFWQDYVKDGVWVDVYQPRVLSFSNLRIFGKNISAHFAQKAVMRVFSKIIPKPDILYAHFWHSGVTAGLLSKKYGIPFFVATGESKIWVESLYTRKMIDKALIDIDGVICVSTKNMNESVELKLAPLDKMVVIPNAIDPQKFYKLDQGEVRKNLGLPKDDFIVSFMGSFDQRKGILRLSDALKLVDQAKAVYIGSGDLIPKGDEILFMGKLPHDQICKYLNSSDVFVLPTLAEGCSNAILEAMACGLPIISSDLSFNDDILNDQYALRVDSRDIIAIAKAIKSLKTDVSRRKKMAENAYDQSKEYHINNRTDRILRFINTMIDDEKEVHNDNQEIN
- a CDS encoding DegT/DnrJ/EryC1/StrS aminotransferase family protein; protein product: MEFRDLKIPYQKYKHEIDGAIQKVLMKADFISGAEIHVLEERLAKYVGVKHCISCANGTEAMTLVLMAWGIEKDDAIFVPDFTFFSTGEVVSLRGATPIFVDIDPNTFNIDTSKLEKAIKSVIEAGKQKPKAIIPVDLFGLPADHHEIARIAQKYDLLVLEDAAQGFGGNINGQKAGSFGDAATTSFFPAKPLGCYGDGGAIFTNSDQLANLLNSYKVHGKGTNKYDNVRIGLNSRLDTIQAAVLNVKLTAFIEHELADINQIYKRYHERLEGIVGVPIIPEGYYSSFAQYTIKLENKIKRDTLKTRLSEHKIPSMIYYSKPMHKQEAFRSREYDESNYLVANALCDTVLSLPMHPYLVEEEIDQVCKIILNV
- a CDS encoding Gfo/Idh/MocA family protein, which codes for MGLKYAIIGCGKISANHIAAARANDLDIVALCDVYPDSMNTLMEKFELSDTIHQYTDHQALILNEKLDLVAICTENGKHGSIALDFIDAGCNLIIEKPIALSLEEADEIIKRAKEKRIKVSACHQNRFNQSVIKIREALDKKRFGKLFYGTAHIRWNRGSDYYAGSKWRGTWEHDGGALMNQCIHNIDLLRWMMGDDIIEVVGMTDNLNHPYIEAEDFGIALIRFANGSYGIIEGTTTIYPKNLEETLYLFGEKGTVKAAGQSVNIIEEWQFSDALNDSGEVKKRFSKNPPSVYGYGHTPYYADVIDAIKNDREPSITAEDGRRAVELVLAIYKSAAEGQRIKLPLEKCSTTDFKGRFEK
- a CDS encoding glycosyltransferase family 4 protein, which translates into the protein MKVLHVNSYYAQGSFYKHLYDEQIKMGMAIDVYVPTPIPVTRDLGNYTTIRINHKRYDRYLFHLKHTKIYRDIKKTYQLDDYSVVHAHSLFSNGYIAMRIKKDVGIPYLVAVRDTDVNVFFKRLVWLRKLGINILKEASKIIFLSTTYRDAVIKEYLPDHLHEEMFVKCAVIPNGIDKYWLDNLGAPKIKQASDKLNLLFVGLINKRKNIPSTIKAIRRLIQQGYDVTFTIVGKVTDKAIYDQIEKEEFIRYISHCSKEKLIEIYRNNDIFVMPSITETFGLVYPEAMSQGLPVIYTKGQGFDGQFTDGEVGFAVDCFNAEEIADKIIQIKKNYNNLSQNAINNARRFCWSDINQEYKKIYEAIKKKDFKEGEGRP
- a CDS encoding nucleotide sugar dehydrogenase, which produces MTIKEKLISKTAILGVVGLGYVGLPLAVEKAKAGFKTIGFDVQKEKVDMVNAGNNYIGDVVNEDLEEIVTSGLLSATTDFSKVAAADCVCICVPTPLDEHQQPDISYVKSSAESIVPYMHKEMLIVLESTTYPGTTEELLKPIFESSGLKCGEDFFLAFSPERVDPGNLIYKTKNTPKVTGGITPQCTEVAAAMYESILQAPIYRVSSPAVAEMEKILENTYRNINIGLVNELAMLCHKMGISIWEVIDAAKSKPYGFQAFYPGPGVGGHCIPLDPYYLSWKAREYGFHTSMIESSMMVNDRMPEYCAERASKILNWHKKTLKGAKILFLGVAYKQDIGDYRESPAIKLMDEIENEGAEVCYYDSFVPEFQEHGKVRKGEEQLTIELIESADLVIVTTAHTNIDYDMIQKHAKVIFDTKNAMKNSVDRENIELL
- a CDS encoding O-antigen ligase, whose protein sequence is MKFSPGGNTFFNILVAVYILRMIFLNEKSKLSFYQILSILAFIIFSLFNTGGSNLIKLVDLIIYFVLAYLVMNSKQNINVRKLLMFFVAGILIASVLGTFSDWVPGLSGFMRATRIKLDDGDIVGRFSGIQTNPNFYTMDITIAIAALLYFIGSKKHRWFDYLLVIVLLGFGVLSLSLSFMLSMAFVFLLYLIYKIFRLTRLSFDINVVLRGTLVIVLTIIVISQISNLPYMDIYFQRLGAGGFVDQSLSDLTTGRSDIWSDYLKLYLSDWRIFIFGVGYSVEAYNLRQAHNYFLELLVHLGIVGTMIYLNVLNSIFKPFSVKIKGRMLCLLPLAALIFRGFGINLFFRDNFIFYLIICTLIMADYDSPKDLRRPGNGAINEK
- a CDS encoding N-acetyltransferase — encoded protein: MSYFVHESSYIDKDVKIGDGTKVWHFCHIQEGAHIGTNCSLGQNVNIGSRVIIGNGVKIQNNVSVYEGVELEDYAFCGPSMVFTNDLTPRSKYPKGPGGFKKTLVSYGASIGANATIVCGNTIGRWAMIASGAVVTKDVKDYALMAGIPAKQIGWVCECGTPLKEGLSCEICERTYRLENNQLIEK